In Methanobrevibacter sp., the DNA window CTGCATATTGATATCCGCTGTCATTAATCTCTTCACTTAACTTAAGGCATTCCTCTTTACAGGCACTTATACATCTTAAACATGCCTTACAATTGTTTTTGCTAATGACAGGATATGGTTTAACTTGATTTATATTCATTTTTAATTCACTATCCATAAAAATTAAATTTAAATAAATTGATAAAAATTATTTTTTGATTTTTTAATTATTGGTTTTTTGCTCATCCTCAGTTCTGATGATTTTCCTTTGGATTTTACCACTGATTGTTTTAGGCAATTCCTCAACAAATTCAATCATTCTTGGATATTTGTAAGGAGCGGTTTCATGCTTTACATGATTTTGAATCTCTTTTTTAAGCTCTTCACTTGGTTCAAATCCTTTTGCAAGAACGATTGTTGCCTTAACAATTTGGCCTCTTAATTCATCAGGGACTCCAGTAATTGCACATTCCAAAACTGAAGGGTGAGAAATAACTGCATTTTCCACTTCATACGGTCCAATACGGTAACCTGAAGACTTGATGATGTCATCATTTCTACCGACAAATGTGTAATAACCGTCTTCATCCACATAAGCTGTGTCACCACAGTGGTAATAACCCTCATAAATCGCTTCATCAGTCTTTTCCTGATTTCTATAATATTCTTTAAATAAACCTACAGACCTGCCTTCAGATACATCAAAACAGATTTCTCCTTCAGAACCAATATCTACACCATTTCCATCAGTATCTAAAAGATTAATCCTATATGCTGGAGATGGTTTACCTACACAGCCTGTTTTTGATTCCATCCAAATGAATGTAGCTAATGAAAGGGTAGTTTCAGTTTGGCCAAACCCTTCCTTAATTTCAAGCCCGGTGAACTCTTTAAATTTCTTAAATACTTCAGGAGGCAATGGCTCTCCTGCAGTGGTTGCATATTGAATGTCTGAAAAGTCAAATTGGGACAAGTCCTCTTTAATCAAGAATCTGTAGATTGTTGGAGGTGCACAGAAAGTATTTACCTTGTTTTCGATAATCTTTTCCATTAAGTCCAAACCATTGAACCTTACATAGTCATATATGAATATTGCTGCACCTGCAATCCATTGACCATATAGATTACCCCATACCGCTTTACCCCAACCTGTATCAGCAGAGGTATGGTGAACGCCGTCTTCTACAACATTATGCCAATATTTGGCAGTTATTAAGTGTCCAATTGCATAAGTGTGAGCATGTGCAACCATTTTAGGGTTTCCAGTAGTTCCGCTTGAGAAATAAATAAGGAATGTTTCATCTTCATGAGTAGCATCTTCACCAGTTGGCCTTTCAAATTCATCACTCATTTTAGCGATTTCCTTATCAAAATTAAACCAGCCTTCCTTATCAATATTTCCTACAAGAGCTTTTTTAAGCTCAATTCCAAGCTCTTTTTCACAAGCTTCAAAATCTGGAATCAATTGATCCTCTTCAACAGACACTACCATTTTAATGCTTGCATTCTCTACCCTATATGTTATGTCATGAAGCTTTACCATATGAGTGGTTGGAATAGCTATTGCACCTATCTTATGAAGTGCAACCATACAGATCCAGAATTCATATCTATTTTTTAAGGTAAGCAATACTGCATCTCCCTTATTGATTCCTTGGGATTTAAAGAAGTTTGCAGCCTGATTGGATAATTTTTTCATATCTGAAAAGGTAAAGACCTTTTTCTCATTGTCATCACACCAAATCAATGCGAGTTTTTCTGGGTCTATCCTTGCATACTCATCCACTACATCAAAACCAAAGTTGAAGTCCTTTGGCACATTAAATTCAAAATTATCGTAAAAATCCTTATACGATTTAAAATCAACCCTATTTACAAAGTTTCCTAGTAAAGATGTCATTATATCACTCTATTTAATCTAAGCTAATACTCCCCTTGAATATAGCATTTTATCCTTCTTAAATTTTTAAATTCTTTTAAATTTTTAATTTGTTAGTTTTTATTACATGATTACAGCTAAGAATTTAGCCTTTTCATCATTTAAAGCAATCATTGCATGTTCACAAGTTGCATCAAAGAATATAGAATCTCCTTCGTTTAAAATAATTTCATTGTCCTTAATGAAAATTTTAACAGTGCCTTCAAGAATATAATTGAATTCCTGACCTGCATGTGAGTTTAAAGAAGGAATAGCATCTTCTTTAGGATCAACGGTCACAATAAACATTTCAGCTTTTTTATGAACAAATTTTTTGCATAAGTTTTCATACTTATATTCTTTCCTTCTATCAACAGCAAATCCCTTATCTGCTCTTGTTACATCAAAATAAGTCATACGAGTTTCTTCACCAGTAAGAATCAATGCTAAATCCACTTTGAAAATCTGTGCAATTTGGTATAAGAAACTAGCTGGAATGTCAATAATACCATTTTCATATGAAATATAAGTTTCTTCGTCTACATCAAGTTCTTTAGCAATTTCTTCTGTTGTAATATCGGACAATTCTCTTAATTCTCTAATTCTCATGCCGATATCTTTATTTACGTCACTCATTTTAACCAACTTTTGATATTTTTGTTTTAAATAATTCGTCTCTTTTATATTTTATAATTCACTATAATATTTATATAATATATATAATACATAGCATTAAGTAGATTTGTAATTAAACTAATATAAATATTATGGTAAAAAGCACTTAAAAAGTATAAAATTTTAATAAAATTAAGTTATATTCTTTAATTTACTAAATTAAGATAATTATTCAAGCAATACCCAGATAAAAACTTAATATGGTTAAATCAATTGAAATAAAATAAAAAATTATGTTTAGCCGCAACATTCATAAAAAAGTTTATATTATATGAAACAATAATATAAACTAAATATTATGAAATTTGAATAAATTTACATTATACTAACAAAATACATTAAGCTAATTATAAAACAAATGGAGGGACTAGTATGGTAAATAGAGAAGACTGCGTAATATTTAAACAGGAATATGGAAATGAATTATTAGTTAATCAAGCATACGTTGGAATCAGAACAAAAGAAGATGGAATGATGTCTTTTAACCTCAGAGTTCCTAAAGATCAAATCACTGATATTGAATCATACTTTAAAGGATTTAAAATCCCTGAACCAATTCTCATTGACATTGCATGCACTGGAAATATCCACTGCTATTTCAAAGGAATTTCACCAATCATTGAAAAGCCTGATTATTCCTTCATTTCAGTTACTGTTCAAGAATTAAAACAAGAAGTAGTTGATGAAGAACAGGAAATTGGCATTCCTGCACACGAATGTGTTGGCTGTGGCTTACACTAACTATTTAGCTTTTTTACTTAGGAAAGATAAAACTCTTTCCAAAATCTTTTTTTATTATTTTAACCCTTATTTTATTATTTTAACTCTTATTTTCACACACTTTTTTAAATTTTCTCTCATAGATTTTTATGAATGAAAATCCAATGAAACATCCTAAGATCATACCGATTATTGCACCTAAATAAACGCCAAATATTCCCATTTTAAATACAATACCCAATAAGTAAGCAAAGAAGACACTTAAGACCAATTCTCTTAAAATAGTCAAAGCCAATGACTTGAATCCTGCACCTACGCCTTGATAAACGTAAGCTGCAGTTGCTCCAAATGGTATGAAAAGGTTATAGAAAACCATTATTCTAAGGACTTCTGCAGTTCTTGTTATCATTTGAGGATTTCCATTTATAAAATTGAAATATTCTGAAATTGGATAAGCGAAAACAAAGAATATAGTGCAAATAATCAATGTTATAAGAAAACTGATGAAAGTTGAATAATTGATTGTTGTCTTGAAATTTTCAAAGTTTCTAGCCCCATAGGCAATTCCTGAAACTGTTATTGTGGAGACTCCAATAGCTATGCATGGTAGGAATCCTATTGAAACAAATCTCCACACAACTGTAAAGACAGCCACTTCCAATGTTCCAGCAGTAATCATTATCAAATAATTAAAGCAAATCGCTACAATTGAATAAATCACTTCTTCACAGCTTGCAGGCAAACTAACAAGAAGAATTTCCTTATAGATTTCCAATTTTCTATGATAATACTTTAAACTTAACTTTATGAAAGTGTCTCTTTTTATCAAGTACCAATAGAGCATCATTGCCAAGTTTACAAATGTTGACAAGACAGTGGCAATAGCTGCTCCTTTTATGCCCCAATTGAAATAATAAATGAAAATCGGATCCATAATCATATTTAATATTGCATTGAAAACCAAAGGCACAGTAGCTCTTTTTATCTCTCCCTCTGCTCTAAAAAGACTTGAAACCACTGCAGGAAAGAGTATTATATAACTGGTCAGGAATATGATTATTCCATAATCCATTGCATAATCAATTACTTCACCAGCACCGAAAAGAATAAGCAAATCCTTTAAAAAGAAAATGCCTATTAATAAAATAAGAATAGAAACTATTGATGCAATTATGATACTATGAATAGCTGCATTATTTGATTCCTCATATTGTTTAGCGCCAATCAAACGTGAAATCAAGGAATTTGCACCTGCACCTATCCCAACACCAAAACCAATAATCACCAAGTACAATGGGGACATGAATCCTAAAGCAGCAAGGGGTTCTGAACCAAGACCGCTAACCCACATGCTATCAATTAAGTTATTTGCAAACATTAAAAGCATGGACAATATTGTGGGATAAGCCAATCTATTAATTGCTTTTTTAGGGTCTCCTATTATTGATTCAATGTTTTTATTTGTTTGCATTTTAAACCTCAATTGTTAGATATTATGGAGAAAAATAGGATTAAATGAAAATAGTTTACTATCTTATCTACATAGTAAACTAATTATTA includes these proteins:
- a CDS encoding 4Fe-4S dicluster domain-containing protein; the encoded protein is MNINQVKPYPVISKNNCKACLRCISACKEECLKLSEEINDSGYQYAEYTGEGCIGCGDCYYTCPEPLAIEVHIPKRTRKPKGDA
- a CDS encoding AMP-binding protein produces the protein MTSLLGNFVNRVDFKSYKDFYDNFEFNVPKDFNFGFDVVDEYARIDPEKLALIWCDDNEKKVFTFSDMKKLSNQAANFFKSQGINKGDAVLLTLKNRYEFWICMVALHKIGAIAIPTTHMVKLHDITYRVENASIKMVVSVEEDQLIPDFEACEKELGIELKKALVGNIDKEGWFNFDKEIAKMSDEFERPTGEDATHEDETFLIYFSSGTTGNPKMVAHAHTYAIGHLITAKYWHNVVEDGVHHTSADTGWGKAVWGNLYGQWIAGAAIFIYDYVRFNGLDLMEKIIENKVNTFCAPPTIYRFLIKEDLSQFDFSDIQYATTAGEPLPPEVFKKFKEFTGLEIKEGFGQTETTLSLATFIWMESKTGCVGKPSPAYRINLLDTDGNGVDIGSEGEICFDVSEGRSVGLFKEYYRNQEKTDEAIYEGYYHCGDTAYVDEDGYYTFVGRNDDIIKSSGYRIGPYEVENAVISHPSVLECAITGVPDELRGQIVKATIVLAKGFEPSEELKKEIQNHVKHETAPYKYPRMIEFVEELPKTISGKIQRKIIRTEDEQKTNN
- a CDS encoding cupin domain-containing protein codes for the protein MVKMSDVNKDIGMRIRELRELSDITTEEIAKELDVDEETYISYENGIIDIPASFLYQIAQIFKVDLALILTGEETRMTYFDVTRADKGFAVDRRKEYKYENLCKKFVHKKAEMFIVTVDPKEDAIPSLNSHAGQEFNYILEGTVKIFIKDNEIILNEGDSIFFDATCEHAMIALNDEKAKFLAVIM
- a CDS encoding MATE family efflux transporter — translated: MQTNKNIESIIGDPKKAINRLAYPTILSMLLMFANNLIDSMWVSGLGSEPLAALGFMSPLYLVIIGFGVGIGAGANSLISRLIGAKQYEESNNAAIHSIIIASIVSILILLIGIFFLKDLLILFGAGEVIDYAMDYGIIIFLTSYIILFPAVVSSLFRAEGEIKRATVPLVFNAILNMIMDPIFIYYFNWGIKGAAIATVLSTFVNLAMMLYWYLIKRDTFIKLSLKYYHRKLEIYKEILLVSLPASCEEVIYSIVAICFNYLIMITAGTLEVAVFTVVWRFVSIGFLPCIAIGVSTITVSGIAYGARNFENFKTTINYSTFISFLITLIICTIFFVFAYPISEYFNFINGNPQMITRTAEVLRIMVFYNLFIPFGATAAYVYQGVGAGFKSLALTILRELVLSVFFAYLLGIVFKMGIFGVYLGAIIGMILGCFIGFSFIKIYERKFKKVCENKS